A genomic region of uncultured Paludibaculum sp. contains the following coding sequences:
- a CDS encoding class I mannose-6-phosphate isomerase produces the protein MKPVAMSRTFFEKVWGTPDLAPWYESGGRKIGEVWFGTEGEPLPLLIKLIFTSEHLSVQVHPDDVYAAKHENGRGKTEMWHVLRAEPGAALACGLTERITPQRLRETSLSGEIESLLNWVPVKPGDTVFIPAGTIHAIGAGVVVCEVQQQSDITYRLYDYGRPRELHLDKAMDVSSLEPHPGIRPPKPLAPGEERLAECQYFAVDALTVGSSKTYQPDPTRWQALIVVQGQGRLGDTNVKAGDGFYLPAGTEPFPMESGAGMRVLRTYVP, from the coding sequence ATGAAACCCGTGGCAATGTCGCGCACGTTTTTCGAGAAAGTCTGGGGGACGCCTGACTTGGCGCCCTGGTACGAATCTGGCGGCCGCAAGATCGGTGAGGTCTGGTTCGGCACCGAGGGCGAGCCGCTGCCCCTGCTGATAAAGCTGATCTTCACGTCCGAGCACCTCTCGGTGCAGGTCCATCCGGACGACGTCTACGCCGCGAAACATGAGAATGGCCGGGGTAAGACCGAGATGTGGCACGTCCTGCGTGCCGAGCCCGGCGCGGCCCTGGCCTGCGGTCTGACGGAACGCATCACGCCGCAACGCCTGCGCGAAACGTCTCTCAGCGGAGAAATCGAATCCCTGCTCAACTGGGTGCCTGTGAAACCCGGCGACACCGTCTTCATCCCCGCCGGCACCATCCATGCCATCGGCGCCGGCGTCGTCGTGTGCGAAGTCCAACAGCAGTCCGACATCACTTACCGCCTGTACGACTACGGGCGACCACGGGAACTGCACCTCGACAAGGCCATGGATGTCTCCTCGCTCGAACCGCACCCGGGCATCCGTCCGCCCAAGCCATTGGCGCCTGGCGAAGAACGGCTCGCCGAGTGCCAGTACTTCGCGGTGGACGCCCTGACGGTTGGATCTTCGAAGACCTACCAGCCTGACCCCACCCGCTGGCAAGCCCTCATCGTCGTGCAAGGCCAGGGACGCCTTGGCGACACGAACGTGAAGGCGGGAGACGGCTTCTATCTCCCCGCGGGCACCGAACCATTTCCCATGGAAAGTGGCGCAGGCATGCGCGTCCTGCGAACCTACGTCCCCTGA
- a CDS encoding ABC transporter permease, translating into MRLLRKLGLRVRSVLFRGRVDRELQGELLFHLEQLTQENIEAGMSPEEALDSARRSMGGIAQTEEECRDTRGVGFLIDIARDLRLGLRTLGRVPVFVLTIVVTLGLGIGANTAIFSISDALLFKSLPVAEPQRLFQLLQPDGPGLREYGELFSPSDFRDMREGVTRFAQLGAATQVREVPATLEGTAEEPVRRGIISGNLFRVIGIGSTIGRTITDADVRATGGHPIAVISHAFWKRRFNADSRVLGRTIRIGGGLFEIIGVAQPGFWGIDVGTMTDVWTPLTAEPQQGASLRLIGRLSPGASLEQAAAPMQVIYHRHMAEMVGHAPPGTSRGLIDHILGLKIQAVPAARGISELRTTYRKPLLVVFGLVGLVLLAACITVTTLMEARHSVRAREMAVRTSLGASRWRLMRQLLCEGLLVVSAAGTAGLSLAHWTTPLIVKLLAPSQVPVQLPTVVDGRVLAFTTCISALTLLVFGLVPAWRSSKVDIAASLKAGAGRMSVVRRSRTSALIASQAAMSLVLVMGATVFVRTLVNLSNVDAGLDRKNVIVANVQFRGPDRGARLALAWEDLRRRVSEIPGIEAASLSSGSAFDGAFGNGMIRLPSQPAGTRNGCLFFHASTGFFRTSGMALLEGRDFEPRDFEAAAPPVAILSESAVRRFFPETNPIGRVFSNFEDNPPRWVTVIGVAGDTRFESLRNPPPVAAYLPYTWPRPASAMALVLGTHLDAASLAASLRDAAKSSNAGFVLRQTTSQSELIDRTLMRERQMAMVASFFGVLALMMAAVGLYGTVSYTTEQRTREIGIRMALGAAPSTVAGMILHESGMAVAIGAVVGLAIGQGLGKLVTALLFGAQPYDPVTIAVSLSVLLAVTLGAASVPALRTARVDPTTALRQE; encoded by the coding sequence ATGCGTTTGCTTCGAAAGCTGGGGTTGCGCGTTCGGTCGGTTTTGTTCCGGGGACGCGTAGATAGGGAACTGCAAGGCGAGTTGCTTTTCCATCTGGAACAACTCACACAAGAGAATATTGAGGCAGGAATGAGTCCGGAGGAGGCCCTTGACTCCGCCAGGCGCAGCATGGGCGGCATCGCACAGACCGAAGAGGAGTGTCGCGACACCCGCGGCGTCGGCTTCCTCATCGATATCGCGCGGGACCTGCGACTCGGCCTGCGAACCCTCGGCCGTGTACCTGTCTTCGTGCTGACGATCGTTGTCACGCTCGGCCTGGGCATCGGCGCCAACACCGCGATTTTCAGCATCTCCGACGCGCTGCTATTCAAGAGTCTCCCGGTGGCAGAACCGCAGCGGCTGTTCCAGTTGCTGCAGCCGGACGGACCGGGGCTGCGCGAGTATGGCGAACTCTTCTCTCCCTCGGATTTCCGCGACATGAGAGAGGGTGTCACCCGGTTTGCCCAGCTTGGCGCCGCCACCCAGGTTAGGGAGGTCCCTGCAACATTGGAGGGGACCGCGGAGGAACCGGTCCGGCGCGGAATCATATCCGGCAATCTGTTCCGGGTGATAGGCATTGGGTCCACTATAGGGCGGACGATCACCGACGCCGACGTACGCGCAACAGGTGGTCATCCGATCGCTGTTATCAGCCACGCATTCTGGAAGCGGCGGTTCAACGCGGATAGCCGCGTTCTTGGCCGCACCATTCGGATCGGCGGCGGCCTTTTCGAAATCATTGGCGTGGCCCAACCTGGGTTCTGGGGCATCGACGTCGGAACGATGACCGATGTGTGGACGCCTCTGACTGCCGAGCCGCAGCAGGGAGCGTCCTTGCGGTTGATCGGGCGGCTGAGCCCCGGCGCCAGCCTCGAGCAGGCCGCGGCTCCAATGCAAGTGATCTACCACCGGCACATGGCTGAGATGGTGGGACACGCGCCGCCGGGTACAAGCCGAGGGTTGATCGACCATATTCTGGGTTTGAAAATTCAGGCAGTCCCGGCGGCCAGGGGCATCTCGGAGCTGCGAACAACCTACCGCAAGCCACTTCTGGTTGTGTTTGGGCTGGTCGGGCTCGTCCTGCTGGCCGCCTGCATTACGGTGACGACCCTCATGGAAGCACGCCACAGCGTCCGGGCGCGGGAGATGGCCGTGCGGACGTCTCTCGGCGCAAGTCGATGGCGGTTGATGCGGCAACTTCTTTGCGAGGGCTTGTTAGTCGTAAGCGCCGCTGGGACCGCCGGTTTAAGCCTCGCCCACTGGACGACGCCTCTGATCGTGAAGTTGCTGGCGCCATCTCAGGTGCCGGTGCAACTGCCGACTGTGGTCGACGGTCGCGTTCTGGCGTTCACCACGTGCATCTCGGCCCTCACATTACTCGTGTTCGGGCTTGTCCCAGCCTGGCGCTCGTCCAAAGTGGACATCGCCGCCTCGTTGAAGGCAGGCGCCGGACGAATGAGCGTCGTGCGTCGGAGTCGCACCAGCGCTTTGATCGCGTCTCAGGCGGCTATGTCGCTGGTCCTGGTGATGGGCGCGACGGTGTTCGTGCGCACCCTCGTCAATCTGTCCAATGTCGATGCGGGGCTGGACCGGAAGAACGTGATCGTGGCGAATGTCCAGTTTCGCGGGCCGGATCGTGGCGCGCGGCTGGCCCTCGCCTGGGAGGATCTGCGGCGGCGCGTCTCGGAGATCCCTGGCATCGAAGCGGCGAGCCTCTCCTCCGGAAGTGCGTTCGATGGGGCCTTTGGGAACGGCATGATCCGACTCCCCAGCCAGCCGGCCGGGACGAGAAACGGGTGTTTGTTCTTTCACGCTTCCACGGGATTCTTCCGCACGTCGGGAATGGCGCTCTTGGAGGGCCGCGACTTCGAGCCGCGCGATTTTGAAGCGGCGGCCCCGCCTGTGGCCATCCTGAGTGAATCCGCCGTTCGGCGTTTCTTTCCGGAGACCAACCCCATCGGACGCGTCTTCAGCAACTTCGAGGACAATCCGCCGCGCTGGGTCACGGTCATCGGAGTAGCCGGGGACACGCGTTTCGAGAGCCTCAGGAACCCACCCCCAGTCGCGGCCTACCTGCCGTATACATGGCCTCGTCCGGCGTCCGCGATGGCATTGGTGTTGGGTACCCACCTTGATGCCGCCTCGCTGGCGGCTTCACTACGTGACGCGGCCAAGTCCTCGAATGCCGGGTTCGTGCTTCGACAGACGACGAGCCAAAGCGAGTTGATCGATAGGACGCTGATGCGCGAGCGGCAGATGGCGATGGTGGCCAGCTTCTTCGGCGTGCTGGCGTTGATGATGGCCGCTGTCGGGCTCTACGGAACGGTAAGCTACACGACGGAGCAGCGAACCCGGGAGATTGGGATCCGCATGGCACTCGGCGCGGCCCCAAGCACAGTTGCGGGCATGATCCTGCACGAATCGGGAATGGCGGTCGCCATTGGGGCTGTCGTGGGCCTGGCCATCGGGCAGGGATTGGGCAAGCTCGTCACCGCCCTGCTCTTCGGCGCGCAACCGTACGATCCGGTGACCATCGCGGTTTCCCTCTCGGTCCTGCTGGCCGTTACTCTCGGCGCAGCCTCTGTTCCGGCCCTCCGAACGGCCAGAGTGGACCCCACCACCGCGCTACGCCAGGAATAG
- a CDS encoding rubrerythrin family protein — MSSTTENLKEAFAGESQANQKYRAFAKRAETDGFPNVARLFRTAAEAERIHAEGHLKSLDGVRTTKDNLQEAIDGETYEFTTMYPPMLAEAQKENHRARIMFGFAVKAEAVHAALYKLALEAVAEGKDLTELSFYLCPVCGHIEFGKPPESCPICGAKAERFSQVA, encoded by the coding sequence ATGAGCAGCACTACTGAGAACCTGAAGGAAGCGTTCGCCGGAGAGAGCCAAGCGAACCAAAAGTACCGAGCATTTGCCAAGCGGGCGGAAACGGACGGGTTCCCGAACGTCGCACGGTTGTTCCGGACCGCCGCCGAAGCGGAGCGCATTCACGCCGAAGGACACCTGAAGAGCCTGGACGGTGTGCGCACGACCAAAGACAACTTGCAGGAGGCCATTGACGGCGAGACTTACGAGTTCACCACGATGTACCCTCCGATGTTGGCTGAGGCGCAAAAGGAGAACCACCGGGCCCGGATCATGTTTGGCTTCGCCGTAAAGGCCGAGGCTGTTCATGCCGCGCTGTACAAACTCGCGTTGGAGGCCGTGGCGGAGGGGAAGGATCTGACGGAGCTGAGCTTCTATCTCTGCCCTGTGTGCGGTCATATCGAGTTCGGGAAGCCGCCAGAGTCCTGCCCCATCTGTGGTGCGAAAGCCGAGCGGTTCAGCCAGGTTGCTTAG
- a CDS encoding LacI family DNA-binding transcriptional regulator: MAVRLKDIARDLGVSVVTVSKVLRNHSDISDETRERVLKRMKELDYRPNLAARALVTGRSFSVGLVVPDLVHPFFAEVAKGLSKVLRKKGYSLLIASSEEDAELEKQELDMMLARRVDALVVASAQWTVESFRRIEEQKTPYVLIDRQFAGLAANFVGVDDEAVGALATSHLVEQGCRRIAHIRGPELSTGLGRLEGYRQALAKHGLGPLPGYVVMGRSVDNLSDTSGHEAMMRLLALKPRPDGVFCYNDPTAMGAMKAILESGLRVPEDVAVIGAGNVNYAGLLRVPLSSIDQHSGSIGERAGKLALSLVESKAVVRPRTVLLDPGIVVRASSARSAQGT; the protein is encoded by the coding sequence ATGGCAGTACGACTCAAGGATATCGCGCGCGACCTCGGGGTGAGCGTCGTCACGGTGTCCAAGGTACTTCGGAACCACTCCGATATCAGCGATGAGACCCGCGAGCGCGTGTTGAAGCGGATGAAGGAGCTGGACTACCGCCCGAATCTTGCCGCCCGGGCGCTGGTCACGGGAAGGAGCTTTTCCGTAGGTCTGGTGGTACCCGATCTGGTGCATCCGTTCTTCGCGGAGGTCGCCAAGGGCCTCTCCAAGGTCCTGCGCAAGAAGGGCTACAGTCTGCTGATTGCCAGTTCGGAGGAGGACGCCGAGCTCGAAAAGCAGGAACTCGACATGATGCTGGCTCGCCGGGTGGACGCCCTGGTCGTCGCCTCGGCGCAGTGGACCGTGGAGAGTTTCCGCCGGATCGAGGAGCAGAAGACTCCCTACGTACTCATCGATCGTCAATTCGCCGGCCTGGCCGCGAACTTTGTTGGCGTCGACGATGAAGCGGTGGGCGCGCTGGCCACATCGCATCTGGTGGAGCAGGGGTGCCGACGGATCGCGCACATCCGGGGTCCGGAGTTAAGTACGGGGCTCGGACGTCTGGAGGGCTATCGGCAGGCACTGGCCAAGCACGGACTGGGGCCTTTGCCGGGGTACGTTGTGATGGGGCGGTCGGTCGATAATCTGAGCGATACGAGCGGGCACGAAGCGATGATGCGACTGCTGGCGCTGAAGCCTCGACCGGACGGAGTTTTCTGCTACAACGATCCGACAGCGATGGGCGCGATGAAAGCGATTCTGGAGAGCGGGCTACGAGTGCCGGAGGACGTTGCGGTGATTGGCGCGGGCAACGTCAACTACGCAGGACTGCTGCGAGTGCCTCTATCCAGCATCGATCAGCATAGTGGCAGCATCGGCGAGCGGGCCGGCAAGCTGGCACTGAGCCTGGTGGAGTCGAAGGCGGTAGTGCGGCCGCGGACGGTGTTGCTGGATCCGGGTATTGTGGTTCGGGCATCGAGCGCCCGGAGCGCTCAGGGGACGTAG
- a CDS encoding PEP-CTERM sorting domain-containing protein → MIQWKSSVTAIAALSLMSVALPARTEAAYLIMPSDPDNAAFRSLVAGFLGEAVDYYDASAGTPTVTELQAYKGVFTWTNSTYSNSTLLGDNLAAYVDGGGRVVLGAFTTYASGSHLGGAIMTSAYSPVTSPTGSNAFISDSYSGDGVTSLWTGVASYGAFYRDNVILQGTGILDGTFADGSIAAAYRPDGLVVYLGGMETLTQTTGDSARLLANALQGVSAAEVPEPATFGFAGLGLAILGVVTRLRKKA, encoded by the coding sequence ATGATTCAGTGGAAGAGTTCCGTAACGGCAATCGCCGCCCTGTCCCTGATGAGCGTCGCCCTACCAGCGCGCACGGAAGCGGCATACCTCATCATGCCGTCCGATCCTGATAACGCCGCATTTCGGTCGCTGGTGGCGGGGTTTCTGGGCGAGGCCGTAGACTATTACGACGCCTCCGCCGGTACTCCGACAGTGACAGAATTGCAGGCCTACAAAGGGGTGTTCACCTGGACCAATTCGACCTATTCGAACAGCACCCTGTTAGGTGACAATTTGGCCGCTTATGTCGATGGCGGGGGCCGTGTGGTCCTCGGCGCGTTCACGACGTACGCCTCTGGCTCCCACCTGGGCGGCGCGATCATGACCTCGGCCTATTCTCCCGTCACTTCGCCGACCGGCTCCAACGCATTCATCTCCGACTCTTACTCGGGCGATGGTGTGACGTCGCTCTGGACCGGAGTTGCCAGCTACGGAGCGTTCTACCGTGACAACGTGATTCTGCAAGGCACGGGCATTCTGGACGGGACGTTCGCCGACGGATCCATCGCGGCGGCATATCGTCCCGACGGCCTGGTGGTCTACCTGGGTGGAATGGAGACGCTCACGCAAACCACCGGCGACTCCGCGCGGCTACTGGCCAACGCACTGCAGGGAGTATCGGCCGCCGAGGTGCCGGAACCGGCAACCTTTGGGTTTGCTGGTTTGGGTCTGGCCATCCTGGGCGTCGTGACACGCCTGCGCAAGAAGGCCTAG
- a CDS encoding mannose-1-phosphate guanylyltransferase, with amino-acid sequence MRYAMILAGGSGVRLWPMSRARQPKQLIPFLGGRSLLQVAADRLEGLVPAANRYICAAEKQRALILAGLPGWSSEQFLGEPMGRDTLNAVGFSAAVIAQSDPNAVIAVFTADHLIEPQDEFRRIVGEAFDLVESNPNTLATFGIAPVNAATGYGYLQLGEPLSGSARRVVRFQEKPDLETARNFLAAGPERYLWNSGMFVWRADTLLDCIRRYEPTIHAALMEIAAAWNGPGRLETLDRLYPQLKKISIDYAVMEPASRDDSMQVAAVPMPLQWLDVGSWPSFAETCERDDHGNALAAKSITLDASGNLLASSDPGHLLAAVGCEDLIVIHTPDATMVCRKDRAEDIKKLHALLGERFGAEYL; translated from the coding sequence ATGCGATATGCGATGATTCTCGCCGGCGGATCCGGCGTACGCCTTTGGCCTATGAGCCGGGCGCGGCAACCGAAACAGCTGATTCCTTTCCTCGGGGGCCGCAGCTTGCTGCAGGTCGCCGCCGACCGACTGGAAGGGCTGGTTCCGGCAGCCAACCGCTACATTTGCGCCGCTGAGAAACAGCGGGCGTTGATCCTGGCCGGGCTGCCGGGCTGGTCCAGTGAGCAGTTTCTGGGCGAGCCCATGGGCCGCGACACACTGAACGCCGTGGGCTTCAGCGCGGCGGTGATCGCGCAGTCGGATCCAAACGCGGTCATTGCCGTCTTCACCGCTGACCATCTCATCGAGCCCCAGGACGAGTTCCGCCGCATTGTCGGTGAAGCCTTCGACCTGGTCGAATCCAACCCCAACACGCTGGCCACCTTCGGCATCGCCCCCGTCAACGCGGCCACCGGCTACGGCTATCTCCAATTGGGCGAGCCCCTCAGTGGCTCAGCCCGCCGTGTGGTTCGCTTCCAGGAAAAACCAGACCTGGAGACTGCGCGCAACTTCCTGGCCGCCGGTCCAGAACGCTACCTCTGGAACAGCGGCATGTTTGTTTGGCGTGCCGACACTCTTCTCGATTGCATCCGGCGCTACGAACCCACGATTCATGCCGCCCTGATGGAGATAGCTGCTGCCTGGAACGGCCCCGGCCGCCTGGAAACCCTCGATCGCCTTTACCCGCAGTTGAAGAAGATCAGCATCGACTACGCCGTGATGGAGCCCGCTTCCCGAGACGACTCCATGCAGGTGGCTGCGGTACCCATGCCCCTGCAATGGCTGGACGTGGGTAGTTGGCCAAGCTTTGCCGAAACCTGCGAGAGGGACGACCACGGCAACGCTCTGGCCGCGAAGAGCATCACGCTCGATGCGTCCGGCAATCTCCTGGCATCGAGCGACCCCGGTCACCTCCTGGCCGCGGTGGGTTGCGAGGATCTCATCGTCATCCATACCCCCGACGCCACCATGGTCTGCCGCAAAGACCGGGCGGAAGACATCAAGAAATTACACGCGCTCCTGGGTGAGCGCTTTGGAGCTGAGTACCTATGA